GAATGTATAATGAGGAAGCGAATAAATATGACGCAACAATGGCAACTGGATTTGCATTATTAAGTATGGATAGAGAAGAAGGAACACCTTCGACAGCATTAGGCCCTAGAATGGGAATGGAAGCTACAAGCTTGACGAGAACCCTAAAATCTATGGAGGAAAAAGGGCTAATTATCAGAAAAAAAAATCCAGAAGACGGTAGAGGAGTTTTAATTTATCTAACCGACTTTGGAAGAGAAAAAAGAGAGCTTTCTAAGAATACCGTTTTGAAATTTAATGAATCCGTACGACAACATGTCTCAGAAGAAAAAATCAACAACTTCATAGAGGTTGCTGAAATTATAAACGAACTAATTCAAAATAAGCACATATTTAAATCTGAAGATGGAGATAAAAACGCCACAATTCAAGAAACTAAAAAATAATGAAATGAGGCGTTTTTAAATCCAAATAAGAGTGTAATTATTTTAAGAATTAAAATTAAATATACCCAATGGGTTGTGACTAATAAAAAAGCAATAAACATCAAAATATGAAACGCATTATTAAAAAAGTAGCAGTAATTGGATCTGGAATTATGGGTTCAGGAATTGCCTGTCATTTTGCCAATATTGGAGTCGAAGTCTTATTATTAGACATTATTCCTAGAGAATTGACTGATGCAGAAACCAAAAAAGGACTTACGCTTGAAAGCAAAGTTGTCCGTAACCGTGTGGTAAACGAGCACTTGGCCAACTCATTAAAATCGAAACCCTCTCCTATTTACAGTCAAAAATTCGCTAGCCGAATTACTACTGGAAATACGAGTGATGATATGGGAAAAATTGCTAATGTCGATTGGATTATTGAAGTTGTCGTGGAGCGTTTGGATATTAAGAAATTAGTATTCGAGCAAATCGAAAAATTCCGTAAACCAGGAACTTTGGTTACTTCAAACACTTCTGGAATTCCAATTCACTTTATGAGTGAAGGAAGAAGCGAAGATTTTCAACAACACTTCTGCGGAACACACTTTTTTAACCCAGCGCGTTACTTAAAATTATTTGAAATTATTCCTGGTCCAAAAACTTCAACAGAAGTATTGGATTTCTTAAATGAATACGGTTCAAAATTCTTAGGAAAAACTTCGGTTGTTGCTAAAGATACTCCGGCATTTATTGGAAACAGAATTGGTATTTACGGAATTCAAAGTTTATTCCATTTAGTTAAAGAAATGGGATTAACTATCGAAGAAGTTGATAAATTGACTGGTCCAGTAATTGGTCGTCCAAAATCGGCTACTTTCCGTACTGTTGACGTTGTTGGTTTAGATACTTTGGTACACGTTGCCAACGGTATTTATGAAAACTGTCCAAACGACGAACAACACGAATTGTTCAAACTTCCTGAGTTTGTAAACAAAATGATGGAAAACAAATGGCTAGGTAGTAAAACTGGTCAAGGTTTTTACAAAAAAGTTGACAGAGATATTCTTTCTTTAGACTTAGATACATTAGAATATCGTCCGACAAAAAAAGCTTCGTTTGCAACTTTAGAATTAACTAAAACTATCGATAAACCGATCAATCGTTTTAAAGTTTTGGTTAAAGGAAAAGACAAAGCTGGTGAATTTTACCGTAAGAGTTTCTCTGGAATGTTTGCTTATGTATCAAACAGAATTCCTGAAATCTCAGACGAATTATACAAAATTGATGATGCTATGAAAGCAGGTTTTGGATGGGAAAATGGTCCATTCGAAATTTGGGATGCAATTGGTGTTGAAAAAGGTATCGAAATGATGAAAGCAGAAGGTTTAGAACCTGCTGCATGGGTAACAGAAATGTTAGCATCTGGAAGTACTAGTTTTTATACTGTAAAAGAAGGAGCTTCCTACTTCTACAATATTCCAACAAAATCTCAAACTAAAGTTCCTGGACAAGATTCATTCATTATTTTGAACAACATTCGCGAAAGCAAAAAAGTTTGGAGTAACAGCGGAGCAATCATACAAGATTTAGGAGATGGAATTTTGAATTTAGAATTCCAATCTAAAATGAATACAATTGGTGGTGATGTACTTCAAGCTATCAATAAAGCAATCGACTTATCTGAAAAAGAATACCAAGGTTTAGTAATTGGTAACCAAGCAGCGAATTTCTCTGTTGGTGCTAATATTGGTATGATTTTCATGATGGCAGTTGAGCAAGAATACGATGAATTGAACATGGCAATCAAAATGTTCCAAGATACTATGATGCGCGTACGTTACTCAGGAATTCCTGTAGTTGTTGCGCCTCACGGAATGACTTTTGGTGGTGGATGCGAAATGAGCTTACACGCTGATAAAGTGGTAGCTGCTGCTGAAACTTACATGGGATTAGTTGAATTTGGAGTTGGTGTACTTCCTGGTGGTGGTGGATCTAAAGAAATGGCTTTAAGAGCGGCTGATTTATTCCATAAAAACGATGTTGAGTTAAATGTTCTTCAAGAGTATTTCTTAACAATCGCTATGGCTAAAGTTTCTACTTCAGGGTACGAAGCTTTTGATACTGGAC
The Flavobacterium sp. 5 DNA segment above includes these coding regions:
- a CDS encoding MarR family winged helix-turn-helix transcriptional regulator codes for the protein MKNKTLDYILRATWQAVSRMYNEEANKYDATMATGFALLSMDREEGTPSTALGPRMGMEATSLTRTLKSMEEKGLIIRKKNPEDGRGVLIYLTDFGREKRELSKNTVLKFNESVRQHVSEEKINNFIEVAEIINELIQNKHIFKSEDGDKNATIQETKK
- a CDS encoding 3-hydroxyacyl-CoA dehydrogenase/enoyl-CoA hydratase family protein, whose protein sequence is MKRIIKKVAVIGSGIMGSGIACHFANIGVEVLLLDIIPRELTDAETKKGLTLESKVVRNRVVNEHLANSLKSKPSPIYSQKFASRITTGNTSDDMGKIANVDWIIEVVVERLDIKKLVFEQIEKFRKPGTLVTSNTSGIPIHFMSEGRSEDFQQHFCGTHFFNPARYLKLFEIIPGPKTSTEVLDFLNEYGSKFLGKTSVVAKDTPAFIGNRIGIYGIQSLFHLVKEMGLTIEEVDKLTGPVIGRPKSATFRTVDVVGLDTLVHVANGIYENCPNDEQHELFKLPEFVNKMMENKWLGSKTGQGFYKKVDRDILSLDLDTLEYRPTKKASFATLELTKTIDKPINRFKVLVKGKDKAGEFYRKSFSGMFAYVSNRIPEISDELYKIDDAMKAGFGWENGPFEIWDAIGVEKGIEMMKAEGLEPAAWVTEMLASGSTSFYTVKEGASYFYNIPTKSQTKVPGQDSFIILNNIRESKKVWSNSGAIIQDLGDGILNLEFQSKMNTIGGDVLQAINKAIDLSEKEYQGLVIGNQAANFSVGANIGMIFMMAVEQEYDELNMAIKMFQDTMMRVRYSGIPVVVAPHGMTFGGGCEMSLHADKVVAAAETYMGLVEFGVGVLPGGGGSKEMALRAADLFHKNDVELNVLQEYFLTIAMAKVSTSGYEAFDTGLLQHGKDIIVVNKDRQIAEAKKHALLMAEAGYTQPIRRTDVKVLGKQALGMFLVGTDQMQAGKYISEHDKKIANKLAYVMAGGDLSEATLVSEQYLLDIEREAFLSLCTERKTLERIQYMLTKGKPLRN